The following coding sequences are from one Acidobacteriota bacterium window:
- a CDS encoding DUF1232 domain-containing protein, whose translation MRSLSGWIIRARRFQAEAYALYLACRDARTPWYAKAFAALVVAYAFSPIDLIPDVIPIIGHLDDVILVPLGVWIACKMIPPEVLADCRARAAEHQLTKLLNKPRSRWAVAVIIVIWVAVAAILSYWLIGYFLQ comes from the coding sequence ATGAGAAGTCTTAGCGGATGGATCATTCGCGCGCGGAGGTTTCAGGCGGAGGCGTATGCCTTGTACCTGGCTTGCCGCGATGCGCGCACGCCGTGGTATGCCAAGGCGTTTGCCGCGCTGGTGGTGGCTTACGCGTTTTCACCGATTGATTTGATTCCTGATGTCATTCCCATTATCGGGCATCTTGACGATGTGATTCTGGTGCCGCTGGGCGTGTGGATCGCCTGCAAAATGATCCCGCCCGAGGTGCTCGCCGATTGCCGCGCGCGGGCGGCGGAGCACCAATTGACCAAATTGTTAAACAAGCCGCGCAGTCGCTGGGCCGTGGCAGTGATCATCGTCATCTGGGTGGCAGTCGCGGCGATTTTGTCTTACTGGCTGATTGGTTACTTTCTACAATAG